From the genome of Lutzomyia longipalpis isolate SR_M1_2022 chromosome 2, ASM2433408v1, one region includes:
- the LOC129791446 gene encoding uncharacterized protein LOC129791446 isoform X2, producing the protein MISLLIDGGLKKYWKKYNLRQFVEALMSQKVQKSLEYYKDHIHRYVIITNNSVARGKVESIVENCEGFNDVFKKFLEDKSVVIKFGLAFNNEMQHIIDAINEESKDKSKLHQLEASFLLDKIVILSNVPNYEDLEGLCDKFVKSIFANNYSDLMPRFLRQNLNDFIKPINNKRKFVNETNFAKLIELSIQEVELTRMTETFIQSVKFHAKFDKEIIEDFRNKLEGKKIIECDGSEKLSVLKVYDALKSSEVKVFLLQLSLLTKSYENCFKLPKSKIIIYVDFKINFQHLLQYENIIFIVSKGCCIEKNNDSKIVMSKPKFEEFDVETKKSFLRKKINFQGSSVALCRIYSLIHNNTELAMSFFDNLAEEFANRSKVTIGTEFTKKAEFYIMRYFSVDPKNDLNDQELLKDYSNVVIVGDPGMGKTLTTVKLANNLKTEFPNFWVGVIFLSDLTKIFSEHQSFDHWSTEDFILRILVNNQENLEFCKILLRIFLKEEKSSPIAIFFDGYDEIYPQYSEIVQTVISKLRELNVRIYITTRSHCEEDLKRLGSFSFAQMHLFKEFQRNIFMRTYIKLKYPDDDVDSTITRINQAISSEVFDEKFIGTPILLRMIIDICKKSVNYAENLKNLTIFKIYDDIFEMSFDSYYAKERIDATKNTVAGKRNLELKRTKEIYSFIAIREVGMEKVIPHNFIEFTEIEVMARGFVTRITRSLSDDSVGSSQIKQYHEFRFIHRTFAEYFVGEAICGQIMKQNFNLMKYINDHWKEQISQFAYLSILDKAQKGILEFNADTLEGYCKIFRSLYFSRKSTNEQDFAIFVKYIKGKLSSEQFVDFLVYQFQAYKQMTQKHIDFLLNFLEGECETSAINNLLSVLVSKNFTDKKYFHTDFQNLLISRGVQTDGESFEKIYKDFGDQYRTETQTNLMNMSNLFRKNTNYSKDVHFAVFENRRNTIVHDVRGKIMTKYADINQFDTQDTVFMNYLALYLDESSNFLRDLLEYFFEKKILMAFFRKLSRTYFNIDETVNPFSIRAYSIEDCSKFIGMCIKIFMENHWERVDFEGKSLIYYCWTSEDKLIMTPFLDHLPMGVITDLAASPKFNGKSAIEYFHTDHDATELPLNYLEYLYKTLPRDDFFNLIVPSQNPNAYRKNISLFDNLYCSMRNNVVDEETYDAMTEKIAVEIIKELQEKQLNLLYPFACNYFYIGLQHPLIDILFDKLTKLSEYIRSFGERKNYYIYCLKQVNEEGDNLLHIAAKNNNNDFLEYLAKTLSIEELIEYLKVKNYEGKNYFHCVTDTVLWKKKIKLPQKDLSEILLDQDLAGRTPFHKANAEFFMSCSTLFTEDDLIALLKIQDTEGNNMLHHLAKDPSTAEDTRELKLFIQLVIQPRIKNEMRNAYLVPNKDGKTAKDLGLFSF; encoded by the exons ATGATATCATTATTGATT GATGGAGGTTTAAAGAAATACTGGAAGAAGTACAATTTGAGACAGTTTGTTGAGGCTCTAATGTCTCAAAAGGTGCAAAAGAGCTTAGAATACTACAAGGATCACATTCATCGGTATGTAATAATAACAAATAATTCCGTTGCGAGGGGTAAAGTTGAATCGATCGTTGAAAATTGCGAAGGATTCAATGATGTGTTTAAGAAATTCCTCGAAGATAAATCagttgtaataaaatttggcCTAGCTTTTAATAATGAAATGCAACATATTATCGATGCAATCAATGAAGAGAGTAAGGATAAATCAAAACTACATCAGCTAGAAGCATCATTTCTGCTAGATAAGATCGTTATCCTATCTAACGTTCCAAATTATGAAGATCTCGAAGGGTTGTGTGATAAATTCGTAAAGAGCATCTTTGCTAACAATTACTCCGATCTCATGCCGCGTTTTTTGAGACAAAACCTAAATGATTTCATAAAACCCATCAACAATAAACGAAAATTCGTCAACGAGAcgaattttgcaaaactcaTTGAATTATCAATTCAAGAAGTTGAATTAACACGAATGACGGAAACATTCATTCAATCAGTGAAATTTCACGCGAAATTTGATAAGGAAATTATTGAGGATTTTCGTAATAAGCTGGAGGGGAAGAAAATAATCGAGTGTGATGGAAGTGAAAAGTTATCAGTTCTTAAGGTTTACGACGCACTTAAGTCGTCAGAAGTCAAAGTTTTCCTTCTGCAGCTATCTCTTCTGACTAAATCATACGAGAACTGTTTCAAATTGCCTAAAtcgaaaattattatttacgttgatttcaaaattaacttccaacatttattgcaatatgaaaatataattttcattgtatCGAAAGGTTGTTGCATTGAGAAGAACAATGATTCAAAAATTGTAATGAGTAAGCCTAAATTTGAAGAATTCGACGTTGAGACGAAGAAATCATtcttgaggaagaaaattaattttcaaggatCTTCCGTTGCACTGTGCCGAATTTATTCTCTTATCCACAACAACACTGAACTTGCAATGAgcttttttgataatttagcTGAAGAATTTGCAAACAGAAGTAAAGTTACTATTGGGACGGAATTCACGAAGAAAGCTGAATTCTACATCATGAGATATTTTTCAGTTGATCCCAAAAACGATTTAAATGATCAGGAGCTTTTGAAGGACTATTCCAATGTTGTTATTGTAGGTGATCCTGGAATGGGGAAAACTTTGACGACTGTTAAGTTagcaaataatttgaaaactgAATTCCCGAATTTCTGGGTTGGAGTTATTTTTCTCAGCGATCTAACAAAGATCTTCAGTGAACACCAGAGCTTTGATCATTGGAGTACTGAAGACTTTATTCTAAGAATCCTCGTGAATAATCAGGAAAATCTAGAATTTTGCAAGATTTTGCTAAGAATctttttgaaagaagaaaaaagctctcctattgcaattttctttgatggCTACGACGAAATCTACCCTCAATATAGCGAAATTGTTCAAACTGTGATCTCAAAATTAAGAGAACTGAATGTAAGAATTTATATAACAACGAGAAGTCACTGTGAGGAAGACTTGAAAAGGCTTGGAAGCTTTTCATTCGCTCAAATGCActtattcaaagaatttcaGAGGAACATCTTCATGAGGACGTACATAAAACTGAAGTATCCTGACGATGATGTAGACAGCACAATTACAAGGATTAATCAAGCAATATCTTCTGAGgtgtttgatgaaaaatttattggaacCCCAATTCTTCTACGTATGATCATCGATATATGCAAAAAGTCAGTCAATTATGCGGAAAAcctgaaaaatttaacaattttcaagatttaCGACGATATCTTCGAGATGTCCTTTGACAGTTACTACGCCAAAGAACGAATAGATGCAACCAAGAATACCGTTGCAGGTAAAAGGAATCTTGAACTGAAAAGGACAAAGGAAATTTACTCATTTATTGCAATCAGGGAAGTAGGGATGGAGAAAGTGATTCCtcataatttcattgaatttacgGAGATTGAAGTAATGGCTCGTGGATTCGTTACAAGAATAACAAGAAGTCTCTCAGATGATTCTGTGGGTTCTTCACAGATCAAACAATACCATGAATTTCGATTCATTCACCGGACTTTTGCTGAATACTTTGTGGGAGAAGCAATTTGTGGGCAGATCATGAAACAGAATTTCAACTTAATGAAGTACATCAATGATCATTGGAAAGAACAAATCTCACAATTTGCCTATCTCTCGATACTTGATAAAGCCCAGAAGGGTATCCTTGAATTCAATGCTGATACCCTTGAAGGTTACTGCAAAATCTTTCGAAGTCTGTACTTTAGTCGGAAAAGTACCAATGAACAGGATTTTGCAATCTTTGTGAAgtatattaaaggaaaattaagttCTGAGCAGTTTGTAGATTTTCTTGTGTACCAATTTCAAGCCTATAAACAAATGACTCAAAAGCACATAGATTTCCTGCTGAATTTCTTGGAAGGAGAATGCGAAACTTCAGCTATCAATAACCTCCTTTCTGTCCTAGTATCCAAAAACTTTAcggataaaaaatattttcatactGATTTTCAAAATCTCCTTATCAGTAGAGGGGTTCAAACCGACGGTGagtcctttgaaaaaatttataaggATTTTGGGGATCAATACAGGACAGAAACTCAAACGAACCTCATGAATAtgtcaaatttatttagaaaaaacaCCAACTACAGCAAGGATGTTCACTTTGCGGTATTTGAGAATCGAAGAAATACCATTGTGCACGACGTAAGGGGCAAAATAATGACAAAGTATGCAgatataaatcaatttgatacACAAGATACAGTTTTCATGAATTACTTAGCCCTCTATTTGGATGaatcttcaaattttctcaGAGATCtccttgaatatttctttgagaagaaaattctaatggcgttttttagaaaattatcacGAACATACTTTAACATTGACGAGACTGTTAATCCATTCAGTATTCGTGCCTATAGCATAGAAGATTGTTCGAAATTCATTGGAAtgtgtattaaaattttcatggaaaatcacTGGGAGAGGGTGGATTTTGAAGGAAAGTCCCTGATCTACTACTGCTGGACGAGTGAAGATAAACTGATAATGACGCCTTTCTTGGATCATCTTCCTATGGGGGTGATTACTGACTTAGCTGCGAGTCCCAAATTTAATGGCAAATCTGCAATTGAGTATTTTCACACTGATCACGATGCAACGGAATTGCCGCTAAACTACCTAGAATACCTATACAAGACGTTACCacgagatgatttttttaatctcattgTACCTTCACAAAATCCAAATGCCTACCGAAAGAATATCAGTTTATTTGATAATCTATATTGTTCAATGCGGAATAATGTAGTTGATGAAGAAACCTACGATGCCATGACTGAGAAGATCGCCGTAGAAATCATTAAGGAACTCCAAGAAAAGCAGCTAAATCTCCTCTATCCTTTTGCTTGCAACTACTTTTACATTGGACTACAACATCCTcttattgatattttatttgacaaattaaCAAAGCTCTCAGAATACATAAGGAGCTTTGGAGAACGGAAAAACTACTACATTTACTGCTTGAAGCAAGTCAATGAGGAAGGAGACAACCTGCTTCATATTGCTGCGAAAAACAACAACAATGACTTTCTCGAATACCTCGCGAAAACCTTGTCTATAGAAGAATTGATAGAATatctaaaagtgaaaaattacgaagggaaaaactattttcacTGCGTAACGGATACTGTGttgtggaaaaagaaaataaaactaccCCAAAAGGATCTCTCTGAAATACTTCTGGACCAGGACCTAGCAGGAAGAACACCTTTTCATAAAGCAAATGCGGAATTTTTCATGTCCTGTAGCACGCTATTTACTGAAGATGACCTGATTGCACTACTCAAAATTCAGGATACTGAAGGAAACAATATGTTGCATCATCTGGCTAAAGATCCATCAACTGCAGAAGATACGAGGGagctaaaattatttattcaattagtCATTCAACCAAGGATAAAGAATGAAATGCGAAATGCATATTTAGTTCCTAATAAAGATGGAAAAACTGCCAAGGATTTAGgattatttagtttttaa
- the LOC129791446 gene encoding uncharacterized protein LOC129791446 isoform X1 translates to MSTKKDITKPSLDAEHFSGETADHGFKFQAEIMFYLCLQIYHLGCESYRLGFEVKEIDKLDDIIIDCTYNGQKFAFFIQAKHNTERNKVFLNNFFSPTQDGGLKKYWKKYNLRQFVEALMSQKVQKSLEYYKDHIHRYVIITNNSVARGKVESIVENCEGFNDVFKKFLEDKSVVIKFGLAFNNEMQHIIDAINEESKDKSKLHQLEASFLLDKIVILSNVPNYEDLEGLCDKFVKSIFANNYSDLMPRFLRQNLNDFIKPINNKRKFVNETNFAKLIELSIQEVELTRMTETFIQSVKFHAKFDKEIIEDFRNKLEGKKIIECDGSEKLSVLKVYDALKSSEVKVFLLQLSLLTKSYENCFKLPKSKIIIYVDFKINFQHLLQYENIIFIVSKGCCIEKNNDSKIVMSKPKFEEFDVETKKSFLRKKINFQGSSVALCRIYSLIHNNTELAMSFFDNLAEEFANRSKVTIGTEFTKKAEFYIMRYFSVDPKNDLNDQELLKDYSNVVIVGDPGMGKTLTTVKLANNLKTEFPNFWVGVIFLSDLTKIFSEHQSFDHWSTEDFILRILVNNQENLEFCKILLRIFLKEEKSSPIAIFFDGYDEIYPQYSEIVQTVISKLRELNVRIYITTRSHCEEDLKRLGSFSFAQMHLFKEFQRNIFMRTYIKLKYPDDDVDSTITRINQAISSEVFDEKFIGTPILLRMIIDICKKSVNYAENLKNLTIFKIYDDIFEMSFDSYYAKERIDATKNTVAGKRNLELKRTKEIYSFIAIREVGMEKVIPHNFIEFTEIEVMARGFVTRITRSLSDDSVGSSQIKQYHEFRFIHRTFAEYFVGEAICGQIMKQNFNLMKYINDHWKEQISQFAYLSILDKAQKGILEFNADTLEGYCKIFRSLYFSRKSTNEQDFAIFVKYIKGKLSSEQFVDFLVYQFQAYKQMTQKHIDFLLNFLEGECETSAINNLLSVLVSKNFTDKKYFHTDFQNLLISRGVQTDGESFEKIYKDFGDQYRTETQTNLMNMSNLFRKNTNYSKDVHFAVFENRRNTIVHDVRGKIMTKYADINQFDTQDTVFMNYLALYLDESSNFLRDLLEYFFEKKILMAFFRKLSRTYFNIDETVNPFSIRAYSIEDCSKFIGMCIKIFMENHWERVDFEGKSLIYYCWTSEDKLIMTPFLDHLPMGVITDLAASPKFNGKSAIEYFHTDHDATELPLNYLEYLYKTLPRDDFFNLIVPSQNPNAYRKNISLFDNLYCSMRNNVVDEETYDAMTEKIAVEIIKELQEKQLNLLYPFACNYFYIGLQHPLIDILFDKLTKLSEYIRSFGERKNYYIYCLKQVNEEGDNLLHIAAKNNNNDFLEYLAKTLSIEELIEYLKVKNYEGKNYFHCVTDTVLWKKKIKLPQKDLSEILLDQDLAGRTPFHKANAEFFMSCSTLFTEDDLIALLKIQDTEGNNMLHHLAKDPSTAEDTRELKLFIQLVIQPRIKNEMRNAYLVPNKDGKTAKDLGLFSF, encoded by the coding sequence ATGAGTACCAAGAAAGATATAACAAAGCCATCGTTGGATGCTGAGCATTTTTCTGGAGAAACAGCTGATCATGGATTTAAATTCCAAGCTGAAATTATGTTCTATTTGTGCCTTCAAATCTATCATTTGGGCTGTGAGAGCTATAGATTGGGATTTGAAGTGAAGGAGATCGATAAGCTCGATGATATCATTATTGATTGTACGTACAATGGGCAAAAGTTTGCTTTCTTCATCCAGGCAAAGCATAATACAGAgagaaataaagtttttctcaataatttcttctcCCCAACTCAGGATGGAGGTTTAAAGAAATACTGGAAGAAGTACAATTTGAGACAGTTTGTTGAGGCTCTAATGTCTCAAAAGGTGCAAAAGAGCTTAGAATACTACAAGGATCACATTCATCGGTATGTAATAATAACAAATAATTCCGTTGCGAGGGGTAAAGTTGAATCGATCGTTGAAAATTGCGAAGGATTCAATGATGTGTTTAAGAAATTCCTCGAAGATAAATCagttgtaataaaatttggcCTAGCTTTTAATAATGAAATGCAACATATTATCGATGCAATCAATGAAGAGAGTAAGGATAAATCAAAACTACATCAGCTAGAAGCATCATTTCTGCTAGATAAGATCGTTATCCTATCTAACGTTCCAAATTATGAAGATCTCGAAGGGTTGTGTGATAAATTCGTAAAGAGCATCTTTGCTAACAATTACTCCGATCTCATGCCGCGTTTTTTGAGACAAAACCTAAATGATTTCATAAAACCCATCAACAATAAACGAAAATTCGTCAACGAGAcgaattttgcaaaactcaTTGAATTATCAATTCAAGAAGTTGAATTAACACGAATGACGGAAACATTCATTCAATCAGTGAAATTTCACGCGAAATTTGATAAGGAAATTATTGAGGATTTTCGTAATAAGCTGGAGGGGAAGAAAATAATCGAGTGTGATGGAAGTGAAAAGTTATCAGTTCTTAAGGTTTACGACGCACTTAAGTCGTCAGAAGTCAAAGTTTTCCTTCTGCAGCTATCTCTTCTGACTAAATCATACGAGAACTGTTTCAAATTGCCTAAAtcgaaaattattatttacgttgatttcaaaattaacttccaacatttattgcaatatgaaaatataattttcattgtatCGAAAGGTTGTTGCATTGAGAAGAACAATGATTCAAAAATTGTAATGAGTAAGCCTAAATTTGAAGAATTCGACGTTGAGACGAAGAAATCATtcttgaggaagaaaattaattttcaaggatCTTCCGTTGCACTGTGCCGAATTTATTCTCTTATCCACAACAACACTGAACTTGCAATGAgcttttttgataatttagcTGAAGAATTTGCAAACAGAAGTAAAGTTACTATTGGGACGGAATTCACGAAGAAAGCTGAATTCTACATCATGAGATATTTTTCAGTTGATCCCAAAAACGATTTAAATGATCAGGAGCTTTTGAAGGACTATTCCAATGTTGTTATTGTAGGTGATCCTGGAATGGGGAAAACTTTGACGACTGTTAAGTTagcaaataatttgaaaactgAATTCCCGAATTTCTGGGTTGGAGTTATTTTTCTCAGCGATCTAACAAAGATCTTCAGTGAACACCAGAGCTTTGATCATTGGAGTACTGAAGACTTTATTCTAAGAATCCTCGTGAATAATCAGGAAAATCTAGAATTTTGCAAGATTTTGCTAAGAATctttttgaaagaagaaaaaagctctcctattgcaattttctttgatggCTACGACGAAATCTACCCTCAATATAGCGAAATTGTTCAAACTGTGATCTCAAAATTAAGAGAACTGAATGTAAGAATTTATATAACAACGAGAAGTCACTGTGAGGAAGACTTGAAAAGGCTTGGAAGCTTTTCATTCGCTCAAATGCActtattcaaagaatttcaGAGGAACATCTTCATGAGGACGTACATAAAACTGAAGTATCCTGACGATGATGTAGACAGCACAATTACAAGGATTAATCAAGCAATATCTTCTGAGgtgtttgatgaaaaatttattggaacCCCAATTCTTCTACGTATGATCATCGATATATGCAAAAAGTCAGTCAATTATGCGGAAAAcctgaaaaatttaacaattttcaagatttaCGACGATATCTTCGAGATGTCCTTTGACAGTTACTACGCCAAAGAACGAATAGATGCAACCAAGAATACCGTTGCAGGTAAAAGGAATCTTGAACTGAAAAGGACAAAGGAAATTTACTCATTTATTGCAATCAGGGAAGTAGGGATGGAGAAAGTGATTCCtcataatttcattgaatttacgGAGATTGAAGTAATGGCTCGTGGATTCGTTACAAGAATAACAAGAAGTCTCTCAGATGATTCTGTGGGTTCTTCACAGATCAAACAATACCATGAATTTCGATTCATTCACCGGACTTTTGCTGAATACTTTGTGGGAGAAGCAATTTGTGGGCAGATCATGAAACAGAATTTCAACTTAATGAAGTACATCAATGATCATTGGAAAGAACAAATCTCACAATTTGCCTATCTCTCGATACTTGATAAAGCCCAGAAGGGTATCCTTGAATTCAATGCTGATACCCTTGAAGGTTACTGCAAAATCTTTCGAAGTCTGTACTTTAGTCGGAAAAGTACCAATGAACAGGATTTTGCAATCTTTGTGAAgtatattaaaggaaaattaagttCTGAGCAGTTTGTAGATTTTCTTGTGTACCAATTTCAAGCCTATAAACAAATGACTCAAAAGCACATAGATTTCCTGCTGAATTTCTTGGAAGGAGAATGCGAAACTTCAGCTATCAATAACCTCCTTTCTGTCCTAGTATCCAAAAACTTTAcggataaaaaatattttcatactGATTTTCAAAATCTCCTTATCAGTAGAGGGGTTCAAACCGACGGTGagtcctttgaaaaaatttataaggATTTTGGGGATCAATACAGGACAGAAACTCAAACGAACCTCATGAATAtgtcaaatttatttagaaaaaacaCCAACTACAGCAAGGATGTTCACTTTGCGGTATTTGAGAATCGAAGAAATACCATTGTGCACGACGTAAGGGGCAAAATAATGACAAAGTATGCAgatataaatcaatttgatacACAAGATACAGTTTTCATGAATTACTTAGCCCTCTATTTGGATGaatcttcaaattttctcaGAGATCtccttgaatatttctttgagaagaaaattctaatggcgttttttagaaaattatcacGAACATACTTTAACATTGACGAGACTGTTAATCCATTCAGTATTCGTGCCTATAGCATAGAAGATTGTTCGAAATTCATTGGAAtgtgtattaaaattttcatggaaaatcacTGGGAGAGGGTGGATTTTGAAGGAAAGTCCCTGATCTACTACTGCTGGACGAGTGAAGATAAACTGATAATGACGCCTTTCTTGGATCATCTTCCTATGGGGGTGATTACTGACTTAGCTGCGAGTCCCAAATTTAATGGCAAATCTGCAATTGAGTATTTTCACACTGATCACGATGCAACGGAATTGCCGCTAAACTACCTAGAATACCTATACAAGACGTTACCacgagatgatttttttaatctcattgTACCTTCACAAAATCCAAATGCCTACCGAAAGAATATCAGTTTATTTGATAATCTATATTGTTCAATGCGGAATAATGTAGTTGATGAAGAAACCTACGATGCCATGACTGAGAAGATCGCCGTAGAAATCATTAAGGAACTCCAAGAAAAGCAGCTAAATCTCCTCTATCCTTTTGCTTGCAACTACTTTTACATTGGACTACAACATCCTcttattgatattttatttgacaaattaaCAAAGCTCTCAGAATACATAAGGAGCTTTGGAGAACGGAAAAACTACTACATTTACTGCTTGAAGCAAGTCAATGAGGAAGGAGACAACCTGCTTCATATTGCTGCGAAAAACAACAACAATGACTTTCTCGAATACCTCGCGAAAACCTTGTCTATAGAAGAATTGATAGAATatctaaaagtgaaaaattacgaagggaaaaactattttcacTGCGTAACGGATACTGTGttgtggaaaaagaaaataaaactaccCCAAAAGGATCTCTCTGAAATACTTCTGGACCAGGACCTAGCAGGAAGAACACCTTTTCATAAAGCAAATGCGGAATTTTTCATGTCCTGTAGCACGCTATTTACTGAAGATGACCTGATTGCACTACTCAAAATTCAGGATACTGAAGGAAACAATATGTTGCATCATCTGGCTAAAGATCCATCAACTGCAGAAGATACGAGGGagctaaaattatttattcaattagtCATTCAACCAAGGATAAAGAATGAAATGCGAAATGCATATTTAGTTCCTAATAAAGATGGAAAAACTGCCAAGGATTTAGgattatttagtttttaa
- the LOC129791446 gene encoding uncharacterized protein LOC129791446 isoform X5, with protein MSTKKDITKPSLDAEHFSGETADHGFKFQAEIMFYLCLQIYHLGCESYRLGFEVKEIDKLDDIIIDCTYNGQKFAFFIQAKHNTERNKVFLNNFFSPTQDGGLKKYWKKYNLRQFVEALMSQKVQKSLEYYKDHIHRLFIQKEDT; from the exons ATGAGTACCAAGAAAGATATAACAAAGCCATCGTTGGATGCTGAGCATTTTTCTGGAGAAACAGCTGATCATGGATTTAAATTCCAAGCTGAAATTATGTTCTATTTGTGCCTTCAAATCTATCATTTGGGCTGTGAGAGCTATAGATTGGGATTTGAAGTGAAGGAGATCGATAAGCTCGATGATATCATTATTGATTGTACGTACAATGGGCAAAAGTTTGCTTTCTTCATCCAGGCAAAGCATAATACAGAgagaaataaagtttttctcaataatttcttctcCCCAACTCAGGATGGAGGTTTAAAGAAATACTGGAAGAAGTACAATTTGAGACAGTTTGTTGAGGCTCTAATGTCTCAAAAGGTGCAAAAGAGCTTAGAATACTACAAGGATCACATTCATCG attattcattcaaaaagAGGATACGTGA